From the genome of Cellvibrio japonicus Ueda107, one region includes:
- a CDS encoding phage Gp37/Gp68 family protein — translation MATNSKIEWTEQTWNPVTGCTKVSPGCKYCYAEVMAKRLKAMGAPGYENGFNTITLMHERLDQPLHRKKPTIYFVNSMSDLFHEAVPYDFIDRIFDTIRATPQHAYQILTKRAERMNEYFQTRPVPDNAWLGVSVEDKKYGIPRIGYLQAIKAKTRFLSIEPLLEDLGRFSLKGIHWVIVGGESGVKARPMEESWVLKLRDQCQRNEIDFFFKQWGSWGQDGVKRTKGANGRQLQGQTWDMIPAVAI, via the coding sequence ATGGCTACAAACAGTAAGATTGAATGGACCGAACAAACATGGAATCCAGTGACGGGGTGCACCAAGGTCTCCCCCGGATGCAAATATTGTTATGCCGAGGTGATGGCAAAGCGATTGAAGGCCATGGGCGCACCGGGTTATGAAAATGGTTTTAACACCATCACCCTGATGCATGAGCGCCTGGACCAGCCACTGCATCGCAAAAAGCCGACCATTTACTTCGTGAACTCCATGAGCGATTTATTTCATGAGGCAGTGCCTTATGATTTTATTGATCGCATATTCGATACTATCCGCGCAACACCGCAGCATGCCTATCAAATACTGACCAAGCGCGCAGAGAGAATGAATGAGTATTTCCAAACCCGGCCGGTACCCGACAATGCCTGGCTGGGTGTTTCCGTCGAGGATAAAAAATATGGCATTCCCCGGATTGGTTACCTACAAGCCATCAAAGCCAAAACCCGCTTTCTTTCCATTGAGCCATTATTGGAAGATTTGGGGCGCTTCTCCTTAAAGGGTATTCACTGGGTCATTGTTGGCGGTGAATCAGGCGTTAAAGCCAGGCCAATGGAAGAATCCTGGGTACTAAAATTACGCGATCAATGCCAACGCAATGAAATTGATTTCTTCTTCAAGCAGTGGGGCTCCTGGGGGCAAGACGGCGTGAAGCGAACAAAAGGCGCTAACGGTCGGCAATTACAGGGTCAAACGTGGGATATGATCCCTGCTGTAGCGATATAA
- a CDS encoding bacteriophage abortive infection AbiH family protein, translated as MSERLYIIGNGFDIYHGIPSRYSDFKNYVKNVDSCLHDRIEEHLPIDEQWNELEAAFADLDVDHITDEAGQFLMPYSAEDWSDSGHHDYQYELDNIVSDLSQGLKSLFCEWIRGLNIKPVRQPFCKPLPIDTQAIFLTFNYTQTLQITYQVEDKNILHIHGKSEDDDSDIVLGHSWNPEDIPDFNDIPDPEDRDIRIREGYELINNYFRGTFKPSSTIIQSNRFFFNNLKNVRQVFVLGHSLANVDMEYFEVLVRDLQDSADWVITFYGDDELERHRQTVRQLGIKRVRFCAMHELDGDIMNACQ; from the coding sequence ATGAGTGAACGTCTTTATATCATTGGGAATGGATTCGATATATACCACGGAATCCCTTCACGTTATTCAGATTTCAAAAATTATGTAAAAAATGTTGATAGCTGTCTGCATGACCGGATTGAAGAACACCTACCGATTGATGAACAGTGGAATGAGCTGGAAGCAGCTTTCGCGGATCTGGATGTTGACCATATTACGGATGAGGCCGGGCAATTTCTGATGCCTTATTCAGCCGAGGACTGGAGCGATTCAGGTCATCACGATTACCAATACGAGTTGGACAATATAGTCAGCGATTTATCCCAAGGGCTGAAATCGCTTTTCTGTGAATGGATACGTGGTCTTAACATAAAGCCAGTCAGGCAACCTTTCTGCAAGCCACTCCCTATTGATACGCAAGCCATTTTCTTAACCTTTAACTACACGCAAACCCTGCAAATTACTTATCAGGTAGAGGATAAAAATATCCTGCATATTCATGGAAAGTCCGAAGACGATGATTCTGATATCGTGTTGGGGCACTCCTGGAATCCGGAAGATATTCCTGACTTTAATGACATTCCTGATCCTGAAGATCGGGATATTCGGATTCGCGAAGGCTATGAGCTGATCAATAACTATTTTCGGGGTACATTCAAGCCTTCTTCGACGATCATCCAAAGTAACCGATTCTTCTTTAACAACCTGAAAAACGTGCGCCAAGTTTTTGTACTCGGTCATTCATTGGCTAATGTCGATATGGAATATTTTGAGGTTTTGGTAAGAGACCTACAAGACAGCGCTGACTGGGTTATCACGTTTTATGGCGATGATGAATTAGAACGGCACCGCCAAACAGTGCGTCAACTTGGAATTAAGCGAGTAAGATTTTGCGCAATGCATGAACTGGATGGCGACATCATGAATGCTTGTCAATGA
- a CDS encoding Cthe_2314 family HEPN domain-containing protein: MASQSIFLALIEKDISIHFMKRLAHIDSDGCPSPSILNDPRHVYVLDVHHKAGNVYRSITTAKSIVKQIEQTPPDQWLESVRLSRYRFIQQCLDHYSLVLFSALDRALLLANLLMDIQLPEKEVTFKKIIKPIRQRCSNTATMLGDLYEKTGKLADHRNFYSHRGESRNAGRLSSIHRVKVITQLFNVPTDTVKFHDAEADSELRDILQMEIDEIELAVVSFLDVISSFYVAGIDKLGGLDIPDESEIQRAQQAIRYFEGGERPSFMDNS, from the coding sequence GTGGCTTCACAATCCATTTTTCTGGCACTGATCGAAAAAGATATATCGATTCACTTCATGAAAAGGTTGGCGCACATTGACAGCGACGGATGTCCTTCACCGTCAATCCTGAATGATCCCCGCCATGTCTATGTATTGGATGTTCATCATAAGGCAGGCAATGTTTATCGATCCATCACCACCGCCAAATCGATAGTAAAGCAAATCGAACAAACACCTCCCGATCAGTGGCTTGAGAGTGTTCGATTATCCCGTTATCGATTTATTCAGCAATGCCTGGACCACTATTCACTGGTGTTATTTTCCGCACTTGACCGCGCGCTATTGCTGGCGAATTTATTAATGGATATCCAGTTGCCGGAAAAAGAGGTCACGTTCAAAAAGATAATTAAGCCAATCAGACAACGATGCTCAAATACCGCAACAATGTTAGGCGATTTATATGAAAAAACAGGGAAATTAGCGGACCATAGAAACTTTTACTCTCATCGTGGTGAAAGTCGCAATGCGGGTAGATTGTCATCCATTCATAGAGTTAAGGTCATCACACAACTCTTTAATGTCCCTACGGACACTGTCAAATTTCATGATGCAGAAGCTGATTCTGAATTAAGAGATATTCTCCAGATGGAAATCGATGAAATTGAATTGGCTGTCGTGAGCTTTCTTGATGTCATCAGTTCTTTTTATGTAGCAGGTATCGACAAGCTTGGTGGCCTCGATATTCCAGATGAGAGTGAAATTCAGCGTGCTCAACAGGCGATTCGCTATTTTGAAGGAGGCGAGCGACCTTCTTTTATGGACAATAGTTGA
- a CDS encoding EAL and HDOD domain-containing protein: MLHALKKLRERNYIIALDDFELTPDTEGLVAYADIIKLDVLALNDEQLRHHIQQLRLFGVQLLAEKIETYDMFEHCKKLGFDLFQGYFLAKPQVISGRKISENKQSVLQLLSALHDPNIPLDKVERMIASDTLLSFKLLRLVNSVAFGLNREVDSLRQAIMLLGLNKLRNWVNLLALSNLGGKPHELSVTALTRARLCELISRKLQGTASRNRSDGFFTVGLLSTLDAFLDMPLQELLGNLSLSPSLNLAMLKHEGPEGMVLKIVQTHERGEWDKLDWDILKTQGIDPQTLAELYVDALAWVKETMAGLGMTEE; encoded by the coding sequence ATGCTGCACGCGTTGAAAAAACTGCGCGAGCGAAACTATATCATCGCCCTGGATGATTTTGAGCTAACCCCGGATACCGAAGGGCTGGTTGCCTACGCAGATATTATCAAGTTGGATGTACTGGCATTAAACGATGAACAGCTTCGCCACCATATACAGCAGCTTCGCTTGTTTGGTGTGCAGCTACTCGCCGAAAAAATTGAAACCTATGACATGTTCGAACACTGCAAGAAACTGGGGTTTGATTTGTTCCAGGGCTATTTTCTTGCCAAACCCCAAGTGATCAGTGGGCGCAAAATTTCCGAAAACAAACAATCCGTCCTGCAACTGCTTTCCGCCCTGCATGATCCCAATATTCCACTGGATAAAGTGGAGCGTATGATCGCCAGCGATACCCTGCTAAGCTTCAAGCTGTTGCGCCTGGTTAACTCGGTCGCCTTTGGTTTGAATCGCGAAGTGGATTCGCTGCGCCAGGCGATTATGCTGCTAGGACTGAATAAATTGCGCAATTGGGTCAATTTGCTAGCCCTATCCAACTTGGGCGGCAAACCCCATGAGTTGAGCGTTACTGCCTTAACCCGCGCACGACTGTGCGAATTAATTTCACGTAAATTGCAAGGTACGGCGAGCCGGAATCGCAGCGACGGTTTTTTTACTGTCGGCCTTTTATCGACACTGGATGCCTTCCTGGATATGCCATTGCAGGAACTACTGGGCAACCTTTCACTGAGCCCTTCATTGAATCTTGCCATGCTAAAGCACGAAGGTCCGGAAGGCATGGTATTAAAAATTGTCCAAACCCATGAGCGCGGCGAATGGGACAAACTGGATTGGGACATCCTGAAAACCCAGGGGATAGACCCGCAAACCCTTGCCGAACTTTATGTAGACGCACTCGCCTGGGTAAAGGAAACGATGGCGGGTTTGGGAATGACAGAGGAATAA
- a CDS encoding cyclodeaminase/cyclohydrolase family protein, whose product MVDNQQTLMALPANQLLDKFGAGSHKPGSGSAAALMGILAGKLIITVGKLSLDRPKYAKDHSKIQYIIERIENDIEPELLKLFDHDAEIFDEVIKLRVARDKATTEKEKRKLSDQANEKLREATEIPIRICEYCIRLIDHGVAMFDMGFEAARGDSGAGVSAAVAGAMSSVFVINLNLKSFRDSEWAKSRRKRVNELQKMLEEKQFQAFGRVSQLKEEDVESMTLNL is encoded by the coding sequence ATGGTGGACAATCAGCAAACGTTAATGGCATTACCCGCAAACCAGCTATTGGACAAGTTCGGGGCTGGCAGTCACAAACCAGGATCGGGCTCTGCTGCCGCACTTATGGGTATTCTTGCGGGAAAGCTGATAATTACTGTTGGAAAACTTAGCCTGGATAGACCTAAATACGCCAAAGACCACAGTAAGATACAATACATCATTGAGCGTATCGAAAATGACATCGAACCAGAACTGCTGAAATTGTTTGATCATGATGCAGAAATTTTTGATGAGGTCATTAAATTAAGAGTGGCTCGTGACAAAGCGACTACTGAGAAAGAAAAAAGAAAGCTCAGCGATCAAGCGAACGAAAAATTACGCGAGGCCACGGAAATTCCTATCAGGATTTGTGAATATTGCATTCGTTTGATAGACCATGGTGTTGCCATGTTTGATATGGGCTTCGAAGCTGCCAGAGGAGACAGTGGTGCTGGGGTCAGTGCTGCCGTCGCCGGTGCCATGTCGAGTGTTTTCGTGATAAATCTGAATCTAAAATCATTTAGAGACAGTGAATGGGCAAAGTCGCGCCGAAAACGTGTGAATGAACTACAAAAAATGCTGGAAGAAAAACAATTCCAGGCATTTGGTCGCGTCAGCCAACTCAAGGAAGAAGATGTCGAATCAATGACATTAAATCTATAA
- a CDS encoding three-Cys-motif partner protein TcmP — MKNNDKYAWQIGSDIPSLDEHSETKHMIIADYLKRYVEVYMSNANIERLPLTIIDGFAGGGRYRGFDTTDVVDGSPFLILRSLREAEAQLNFNRKKPRFVDAEYHFIEKLKPHHDFLQHELQHSEYKHLLDNKKITLYHNTFADVAQTIITTMQNRRRAMRGIFILDQYAYKDVPFPIIRQLLTTTYSEVILTFNFDSLQGFLSEDSTNRKALEKIGLAQHIDWQRLQMFKEANKWQEAIQEQLAHAIYQASGAKHMTLFFVKPLNGWTYWLVHLTRLYRARDVMMDLHWRYANTSKGFEHFLGDGLFRLGFQATTIPGQHAIDFGQKFDFGSEARLRCINRLAEAVPKLIFDSKEGMLFQDLVDRIGSLTPASGQEIKSAIQLSLDLREIKIITPEGKQPGTARQLKMADTLKYSQKPLFL, encoded by the coding sequence ATGAAAAATAACGATAAATATGCATGGCAAATAGGCTCAGACATTCCTTCACTGGATGAACACAGTGAAACAAAGCACATGATTATCGCTGATTATTTAAAGCGATATGTCGAAGTGTATATGAGCAATGCAAATATCGAACGACTCCCCCTCACCATTATTGATGGATTTGCCGGCGGGGGTCGTTATCGCGGATTCGATACGACAGACGTTGTCGATGGTTCACCGTTCCTCATCCTTAGGTCATTGCGAGAAGCAGAGGCACAATTAAATTTCAATCGCAAAAAACCTCGATTCGTAGATGCTGAATATCACTTCATTGAAAAGCTAAAGCCTCACCATGATTTTCTACAGCATGAGCTTCAGCATTCCGAATATAAGCATTTACTCGATAACAAAAAAATTACGCTGTATCACAATACGTTTGCTGATGTTGCGCAAACGATAATTACAACCATGCAAAATCGCAGACGCGCTATGCGCGGCATTTTTATTCTTGATCAATACGCCTACAAGGATGTTCCTTTCCCGATTATCCGTCAGCTGTTAACCACAACCTATAGCGAAGTGATACTGACATTTAATTTTGATTCGTTACAAGGGTTTTTGTCGGAAGACTCTACCAATCGAAAAGCATTGGAAAAAATCGGCTTGGCACAGCACATCGATTGGCAACGACTGCAAATGTTCAAGGAGGCAAACAAGTGGCAAGAAGCGATTCAGGAGCAGCTTGCTCATGCTATTTACCAAGCCTCCGGTGCAAAACACATGACGTTGTTTTTTGTGAAACCATTAAACGGGTGGACTTACTGGCTGGTACATCTTACCCGCTTGTACAGGGCAAGGGATGTCATGATGGACCTGCACTGGCGCTATGCAAACACCTCCAAGGGTTTCGAGCATTTTCTGGGCGATGGATTATTTAGATTGGGCTTTCAGGCAACAACGATACCCGGACAGCATGCCATCGACTTCGGGCAGAAATTTGACTTTGGTTCAGAGGCGAGACTGCGCTGTATCAATCGGCTTGCCGAAGCCGTACCCAAATTAATATTCGATAGCAAAGAAGGAATGCTATTCCAGGATCTTGTTGATCGGATTGGATCATTGACACCGGCATCAGGCCAAGAGATTAAATCTGCCATCCAGCTCTCACTTGACCTACGGGAAATAAAAATTATCACTCCCGAAGGAAAACAGCCTGGTACGGCGAGGCAACTGAAAATGGCAGATACTCTTAAATACTCACAAAAACCGTTATTTCTATAA
- a CDS encoding DUF5610 domain-containing protein: MNINPLNSPNQLLTSQDAQTQAQMAKRLTSTSSPVSNSTAATPAPKTLEEKRQEALLLVDQTLARAYEKLSSRTLSATEQYQAFEPLTAEKVANNILGFIERRLRQDAAEGATPEQLEARLEAGLSGFKKGFAEAEEKLKALDLLAPKVSADIGKTYDLVIKGIDDLRQGILDGVKTPEPQAEPPSTALANAGSRIQSFANLGSASSRSFEFELTTREGDKVRISAAASQSLGLAYAAARDGQSSSLSLEGSYSSSQRFSLSIEGELNDDELGAINKLLGDVNDLAGRFYAGDLDAAWNQALALGFDSTQIADYAFRLTQVDVQVVNLRETITNGAPATDLPEPVNSASDFVSSLLSQLDAASTFREPFKLLESLAAGVDRLYRQDKESALNSPVSFADFIRERLLELSARQTDNQPESAPADTRS; the protein is encoded by the coding sequence ATGAATATTAATCCACTGAATTCACCCAACCAGCTGCTGACCAGCCAGGATGCCCAAACCCAGGCTCAAATGGCGAAGCGCCTAACTTCTACCAGTAGCCCGGTATCAAACAGCACAGCGGCAACCCCGGCACCTAAAACACTGGAGGAAAAGCGCCAGGAGGCTTTGCTGCTGGTTGATCAAACCCTGGCGCGGGCCTATGAAAAGCTAAGTTCCCGCACCTTGTCTGCCACCGAGCAATACCAGGCTTTCGAACCCCTTACCGCTGAGAAGGTAGCGAACAACATCCTTGGTTTTATTGAGCGCCGTTTGCGCCAGGACGCAGCCGAGGGGGCTACGCCAGAACAATTGGAGGCTCGCCTGGAGGCGGGGTTGTCCGGTTTCAAAAAGGGATTTGCAGAAGCTGAGGAAAAACTGAAGGCACTGGATCTATTGGCTCCGAAAGTCAGTGCAGATATAGGCAAGACGTATGACCTGGTGATCAAGGGTATTGATGACTTGCGACAAGGTATCCTGGATGGCGTAAAAACCCCTGAACCTCAAGCAGAGCCGCCCTCGACAGCCTTGGCTAATGCCGGCAGTCGTATCCAGTCTTTTGCAAATCTGGGGAGTGCCAGTTCACGCAGTTTTGAGTTTGAGCTGACTACTCGCGAGGGTGACAAGGTTCGTATTAGTGCCGCGGCCAGCCAATCCCTGGGGTTGGCCTATGCGGCAGCGCGCGATGGCCAATCAAGCAGCCTGAGCCTGGAGGGCAGTTATTCCAGCAGCCAGCGTTTTTCCCTGAGCATTGAAGGGGAGTTGAATGACGATGAACTGGGCGCGATTAATAAGTTGTTGGGCGATGTCAATGATCTTGCCGGACGGTTCTATGCCGGTGATTTGGATGCCGCCTGGAACCAGGCACTGGCTCTGGGCTTTGATTCTACCCAAATTGCCGACTACGCCTTTCGCCTGACCCAGGTTGATGTGCAGGTTGTCAACCTGCGGGAGACAATAACAAATGGCGCACCGGCAACCGACCTGCCTGAGCCGGTTAACAGCGCAAGTGATTTTGTCAGTTCGCTCTTGAGTCAATTGGATGCCGCATCTACCTTTCGCGAGCCTTTCAAGTTACTCGAGTCCTTGGCAGCCGGGGTTGATCGTCTCTACCGGCAGGATAAGGAGTCTGCGTTAAATAGCCCTGTCAGTTTTGCCGATTTTATCCGTGAGCGCTTGCTGGAATTATCCGCACGTCAAACGGATAACCAGCCTGAATCAGCACCAGCGGATACCCGGAGTTAA
- the tcmP gene encoding three-Cys-motif partner protein TcmP, with protein sequence MLSLKDYVGREQSFLKHTILETYLQRLFMIIGRAEVTINYVDCFAGPWADDNKELKDTSIGLSIEQMRKCVATLRKNHQKTVTFRALYIEKDRAAFSRLQEYLDKHRDPAVHVECRHGDYTTLIPDIMAWSQDHFTFFFVDPKGWKGIIGPTTMQMLLERPKTEFLINLMYDFANRAASIEKHEADMVELLGEALALDGDETADIRQDRFLGLYRKNTQNTYGGRSAYVPINRPGTTKLLYFLVYLTRHPLGIKVFKEAAEKMMVAQRVTHAEVQLRKQFEAAPVSDLFAMDDVAEHCITATDNRLLAKQFLLKKLSITPVLVDYDLWATWLEESDLYPSDLQLGMKELVAEGLVKNLNADVSKRRTQFIQPNYPKESERWCLSN encoded by the coding sequence ATGCTTTCCCTCAAAGATTATGTCGGTCGCGAACAATCCTTTCTTAAACACACTATTCTTGAGACCTATTTGCAGCGTCTGTTTATGATCATCGGTCGTGCCGAGGTCACCATCAATTATGTTGACTGCTTTGCAGGTCCTTGGGCGGATGATAATAAAGAGTTGAAAGATACCTCCATTGGCTTATCAATTGAACAAATGCGCAAATGCGTTGCCACCTTACGGAAAAACCATCAAAAAACGGTCACGTTCAGAGCATTGTATATCGAAAAAGACCGGGCAGCGTTTTCACGGCTACAAGAGTATCTGGACAAGCATCGGGATCCTGCAGTGCATGTGGAGTGCCGCCACGGCGACTACACCACATTAATACCCGATATTATGGCGTGGAGTCAGGATCACTTTACTTTCTTCTTTGTCGACCCCAAAGGATGGAAAGGGATTATTGGCCCCACCACGATGCAGATGTTGTTGGAAAGACCCAAAACAGAATTTCTGATTAATTTGATGTATGACTTTGCCAATCGCGCTGCAAGCATTGAGAAGCATGAAGCAGACATGGTGGAATTATTAGGCGAAGCATTGGCGCTCGACGGAGATGAAACCGCCGATATACGACAGGATCGTTTTCTTGGCCTGTATAGAAAAAACACCCAAAATACCTATGGTGGTAGATCAGCATACGTTCCCATCAATCGACCTGGCACAACCAAACTTCTTTATTTTCTTGTGTACCTGACTCGACACCCACTGGGCATCAAGGTATTTAAAGAAGCCGCCGAGAAAATGATGGTAGCCCAGCGAGTAACGCATGCAGAAGTTCAGCTGCGAAAGCAGTTCGAAGCAGCGCCTGTTTCGGATTTATTTGCTATGGACGATGTAGCAGAACACTGTATTACTGCAACCGATAACCGGCTCCTGGCAAAACAATTCCTGTTAAAAAAGTTATCAATTACCCCGGTGCTGGTCGATTATGATCTTTGGGCCACCTGGTTGGAAGAGAGTGATCTATACCCGTCGGATCTTCAACTCGGCATGAAGGAACTGGTCGCCGAAGGGTTGGTTAAGAATCTTAATGCAGACGTTAGTAAGCGACGGACTCAATTTATCCAGCCTAATTATCCAAAAGAAAGTGAACGTTGGTGCCTATCAAATTAG
- a CDS encoding sensor histidine kinase, whose amino-acid sequence MNHPLIRNDNTEMDFSFVLASSVHDMKNSLGMLITTLAAMTEKYPPQDTQQAKLLSTLEYEAARINTELIQLLALYRMDEQKLVFEVDEHHVLDIIEEQAARNDTLLGSRGIQLDIACDPDLVWYFDSEMIGGVINNLLVNCARYSRQRIRIGAAIENGYLVISVADDGSGYPDSMLRDAATATGMSFSSGSTRLGLVFARKVLEMHKSKDRCGYLRLSNGGDLGGGIVQLFLP is encoded by the coding sequence ATGAATCATCCGCTTATTCGTAATGACAATACCGAAATGGATTTTTCGTTTGTACTTGCATCCAGTGTGCACGATATGAAAAATTCGCTGGGTATGTTGATTACAACGCTGGCCGCCATGACTGAAAAATATCCACCGCAGGATACACAGCAGGCCAAATTACTTTCTACCCTGGAATATGAAGCTGCACGTATTAATACGGAGCTGATCCAGTTGCTTGCATTGTATCGCATGGATGAGCAAAAGCTGGTTTTTGAAGTTGATGAGCATCATGTGCTCGATATTATCGAGGAACAGGCAGCGCGTAACGATACGCTATTGGGTTCTCGCGGTATCCAGTTGGATATAGCTTGTGATCCGGATTTGGTTTGGTATTTCGATAGTGAAATGATCGGTGGTGTGATCAATAATCTACTGGTGAATTGCGCACGCTATTCACGGCAGCGCATTCGTATTGGCGCCGCTATCGAAAACGGTTACCTGGTCATCTCAGTCGCAGATGATGGTAGTGGTTATCCTGACTCTATGCTAAGGGATGCGGCAACGGCGACGGGTATGTCCTTTAGTTCTGGCAGTACACGCCTGGGGCTGGTATTTGCACGTAAAGTCCTGGAAATGCACAAGTCCAAAGATCGCTGTGGTTATTTGCGTTTGAGTAATGGCGGTGACTTGGGCGGTGGTATTGTTCAGTTGTTTTTGCCCTAG
- a CDS encoding FHA domain-containing protein: MLKIRFKDKKYNAVWLVEPKITIGRSATNALVIDDPIAGDVHVEVLVDNENLTLKNLLPAVPVKVNDLEVTGACELKPEDQITIGTVELVVIDPKRETKTLEQAASNVTQLRPSKPTGWSLKANHTALGNRVFPLKDITVIGRANDCDISLAAAHLSRRHAQLQVVDGMLFVKDLGSANGTFLNGKQVSEARVKRGDELRFDALSFGVIGPSDDMAKTSVRKPPSRAEAIQEAKAAPVAKGKPAQRPSPVVPTRASSASTPVSDKVAEAGSKGRYGLIFLGILAVLVITALFLTRK; encoded by the coding sequence ATGTTAAAAATCCGCTTCAAAGACAAAAAATACAATGCGGTTTGGTTGGTGGAACCCAAAATTACCATTGGTCGTTCGGCGACGAATGCGCTTGTGATTGATGATCCTATAGCGGGTGATGTGCATGTTGAGGTGCTGGTAGATAATGAAAACCTGACCTTGAAAAACCTCCTGCCGGCGGTACCGGTTAAGGTGAATGACCTGGAGGTAACCGGTGCTTGCGAGCTAAAGCCTGAGGATCAGATCACTATTGGTACTGTTGAGTTGGTGGTAATCGATCCCAAGCGCGAAACCAAAACCCTGGAACAGGCCGCCTCCAATGTCACCCAGTTGCGCCCCTCCAAGCCCACCGGTTGGTCGCTTAAGGCGAATCATACGGCCCTTGGAAACCGGGTTTTCCCTTTGAAAGACATTACTGTGATTGGTCGCGCCAATGATTGTGATATTAGCTTGGCGGCGGCCCATCTCTCCCGCCGACATGCCCAATTACAGGTGGTGGATGGGATGCTGTTTGTGAAGGATCTGGGATCTGCCAATGGCACTTTCCTCAATGGCAAACAGGTGAGCGAGGCCCGGGTTAAACGTGGCGATGAGTTGCGTTTTGATGCGCTGAGCTTCGGCGTCATTGGCCCCTCTGACGATATGGCTAAAACCAGTGTGCGCAAGCCACCCTCCAGGGCGGAGGCTATCCAGGAGGCTAAGGCAGCACCTGTGGCTAAGGGAAAGCCGGCACAGCGCCCGTCTCCTGTGGTTCCTACCCGTGCCTCTTCTGCCAGTACCCCTGTGTCTGACAAGGTGGCAGAGGCGGGGAGCAAGGGTCGTTATGGGCTGATTTTCCTTGGGATTTTGGCAGTTCTGGTTATAACCGCATTGTTTCTTACCCGTAAATAA
- a CDS encoding glutaredoxin family protein translates to MKTLYLYTTSGCHLCELATDILWPLLDELGWHLEEQDIADSDVLIERYGMRIPVIAAAGVQGAEELGWPFDQQQARAFLQRMDNH, encoded by the coding sequence GTGAAGACACTTTATCTGTACACCACCAGTGGATGCCATTTATGTGAGCTTGCCACAGATATCCTGTGGCCCTTGCTCGATGAATTGGGATGGCACCTTGAGGAACAGGACATTGCAGACAGTGATGTTTTGATAGAGCGCTACGGTATGCGTATCCCGGTGATAGCAGCGGCGGGGGTTCAGGGCGCTGAAGAATTGGGATGGCCGTTTGATCAGCAACAAGCACGTGCTTTTTTACAGCGTATGGACAACCACTGA